A single region of the Plasmodium malariae genome assembly, chromosome: 7 genome encodes:
- the PmUG01_07025600 gene encoding conserved Plasmodium protein, unknown function: MTKEILLSLVYNASTQLSNEIAELNDDILFLENELNIRKDKKIYGIGKRRWKGRKKKKYEKLNEFLSKYIMFLLDERKNEFTSSHNEHKLKKDINIKQLIENMNKTSVNYEQGNISMLNTTMLNEMYQKRNTLKDILKLIQMNSIQNLSDEKSQKLFLDLLNKMKDINKSYKIEEDKENKLISSNRINKSKIDMKKSGKDINKVGKQFVDYLNSTNEEIWGGVEGSSTAPSTTSFVDSNSERMSDSERMSISINARKQFFLNGVGDVMTGIGENEEVKKVGRKGKCDKYDSNSTNEHRNGTKIEKANSSIFDSCTHHESLNNFFLNDKLKTTENEHTLSSKDSWIRKSFSNTEKKCPTLLMDNEKFNKQRIFHTLVREKTKLNSNIILKSESDENSNNYLTTFMNTNENRRSVKCKPKVVISPFPPSLNRNNKNVQPERINATNDKEEKRKNRSSSSSSFSSSCSSSDSKGSECASNNPRNHFGKKRYLFRINKNGIGSFLVNKEEGKSRSYVYDFELVYDDSDLGTGTDIRGGKRRTNEETNGEANREANGEANREANGEANREANGEVNKEAVNITSKEMKIFHFSFLKRGKKICGVNNLYMAKDKVVRLLQFLDGINSNNENVNIFKGGKNDDRQIQYNDIDEEEGKKKKINLLEENIKNLREENFRRKYELTRIIDDIRNKKHFSSNEIGSYNMEFIETNRLRGLYIQLLDKQSQLERDKNFYKNELEKLKEDIKNDRAPIADFLKEEKNKYIEREKIFYKKEKRFLKIKNQLKKKVIELENALELTQDQLSLEKGLNENLHVRIEENRIILEKKESETNNTNKMNESKISTLNTEREQLRESIKMEIKEKEKLIEEITMLKKDQTFENFRKVVLHKITKTNGDIKYLAEILELLTKELEQKIIQENKSSKEVEELQESYQKNVELLNITKTQLGEDKKKIKNLNEQISYLSEKNTNLIESIKYLLLQNSEKGKKKETSTEECFLFSDDERKRRKEKLTHDSKYSGQYEDKYEDKYAIPHISNYGKKRCSKNKQSVTVFSDNSSRSSFLYNNSDTKSSNSFEELMNSVNEPFLAYRGLIKHNIV, translated from the coding sequence atgactaAAGAGATATTACTGTCCTTAGTATATAATGCTAGCACTCAGTTAAGTAACGAAATAGCAGAACTGAATGAtgatattctttttttagaaaaCGAATTAAACATAAGAAAAGATAAGAAAATTTATGGCATAGGGAAAAGAAGGTGGAaaggaaggaaaaaaaaaaaatatgaaaaattaaatgagtttttatcaaaatatattatgtttttattggACGAAAGGAAGAATGAATTTACCAGTTCTCATAATGAACATAAATTGAAGAAAGATATTAACATAAAAcaattaatagaaaatatgaataaaacgagtgtaaattatgaacaaggAAACATTTCAATGTTAAACACAACAATGTTAAATGAAATGtatcaaaaaagaaatacacTAAAAGATATTTTAAAGTTAATTCAAATGAATAGTATACAGAATTTAAGTGATGAAAAATCACAAAAGTTATTTTTAGATTTattgaacaaaatgaaagaTATAAACAAGTCATACAAAATAGAAGAAGAcaaggaaaataaattaataagcagtaatagaataaataaatccaAAATagatatgaaaaaaagtggaaaagatataaataaggTTGGAAAACAATTTGTAGACTATTTAAATAGTACTAATGAGGAAATTTGGGGGGGAGTTGAGGGTTCTTCCACTGCCCCTTCAACAACGTCCTTTGTAGATTCAAATAGTGAAAGAATGAGTGATTCGGAAAGAATGAGTATTTCAATAAATGCTAGGAAACAGTTTTTTCTGAATGGTGTAGGAGACGTAATGACAGGGATTGGAGAAAATGAAGAAGTGAAAAAAGTTGGCAGAAAGGGCAAATGTGACAAATATGACTCAAATAGCACAAATGAACATAGAAATGGAACTAAAATCGAAAAAGCAAATTCAAGCATTTTTGACTCCTGCACACATCACGAATCgctgaataatttttttttaaatgataaattaaaaacaacGGAAAACGAACATACATTATCGAGTAAGGACAGTTGGATAAGAAAAAGCTTTAGTAatactgaaaaaaaatgccCAACATTACTTATGgacaatgaaaaatttaataagcAGAGAATATTTCATACTCTAGtaagagaaaaaacaaaattgaacagtaacattattttaaaaagtgaaTCTGATGAAAATTCAAACAACTATTTGACAACATTTATGAATACGAATGAAAATAGAAGATCTGTAAAATGTAAACCAAAAGTAGTAATATCACCATTTCCGCCTTCATTAAAtagaaataacaaaaatgtgCAACCAGAAAGGATTAATGCAACAAATGATAAGGaagagaaaaggaaaaatcgCTCAAGTTCTTCAAgttcattttcttcttcatgCTCCTCGTCTGATTCGAAAGGCAGTGAGTGTGCATCTAATAATCCTAGGAAtcattttggaaaaaaaagatatctcttcagaattaataaaaatggaattggctcttttttagtaaataaagaagaagGGAAATCACGCAGTTATGTTTACGATTTTGAACTTGTATACGATGACTCCGATTTGGGAACAGGTACAGATATAAGAGGCGGAAAAAGAAGGACAAATGAAGAGACAAATGGAGAGGCAAATAGAGAGGCAAATGGAGAGGCAAATAGAGAGGCAAATGGAGAGGCAAATAGAGAGGCAAATGGAGAGGTAAATAAAGAGGCAGTAAATATAACATCAaaggaaatgaaaatatttcatttctcCTTTTTGAAGAGAggcaaaaaaatatgcgGCGTAAATAATTTGTACATGGCGAAGGACAAGGTAGTCAGACTTTTACAATTTCTTGATGGTATTAATTCCAACAATGAGAatgttaacatttttaaaggaGGAAAAAATGACGATAGACAAATCCAGTATAATGATATTGATGAGGAAGAggggaagaaaaagaaaataaacctattagaggaaaatataaaaaatttaagagaagaaaattttagaagaaaatatgaattaacAAGAATAATTGATGACataagaaacaaaaaacatTTTAGTAGTAATGAAATAGGGTCATACAATATGGAATTTATTGAAACGAATAGATTGAGAGGATTGTATATACAACTACTAGATAAACAAAGTCAATTAGAGAgagataaaaatttttataaaaatgagcTAGAGAAATTAAAggaagatataaaaaatgatagaGCCCCTATAGCTGATTTTCTGAAAGAGGAAAAGAACAAGTATatagaaagagaaaaaatattttataaaaaagaaaaacgatttttaaaaataaaaaatcaattaaaaaaaaaagttattgaACTTGAGAATGCATTAGAATTAACTCAAGATCAGTTAAGCCTAGAAAAGggtttaaatgaaaatttacatGTTAGAATTGAAGAGAATAGaattattttagaaaaaaaagaatctGAAACAaacaatacaaataaaatgaatgaatCTAAAATAAGCACATTGAACACAGAGCGTGAACAGTTAAGGGAATCCattaaaatggaaataaaagaaaaagaaaagttaatagaagaaataactatgttaaaaaaagatCAAACCTTTGAAAACTTTCGAAAAGTTGTGTTACACAAAATTACTAAAACAAATggtgatataaaatatttagcCGAAATACTTGAATTACTAACAAAAGAACTTGAACAGAAAATTATCcaagaaaataaaagttcAAAAGAAGTAGAAGAATTACAAGAGAGTTATCAAAAAAATGTGGAGTTactaaatataacaaaaacaCAACTAGGtgaagacaaaaaaaaaataaaaaatttgaacgAACAGATATCGTACTTGagtgaaaaaaatacaaacttAATAGAaagcataaaatatttattattacagaatagtgaaaaaggaaaaaaaaaagaaacgaGCACTGAAgaatgttttcttttttccgaTGATGAAAGGAAAAGACGGAAGGAAAAATTGACTCATGACAGCAAATATAGCGGCCAATATGAAGACAAATATGAAGACAAATATGCCATACCTCACATTTCAAATTATGGGAAAAAACGATGtagcaaaaataaacaaagtGTAACAGTTTTTTCGGATAACAGCAGTAGATCCTCATTCTTGTATAACAATTCTGATACAAAGAGCAGTAATTCTTTTGAGGAATTAATGAACAGCGTGAATGAGCCATTCCTTGCGTATCGAGGTCTAATAAAGCATAATATAGTATAA
- the PmUG01_07025700 gene encoding phospholipid or glycerol acyltransferase, putative — MIRKLEYHIVSLIIVAVHVKLFMHNVFFMKWKWDLCHIYFCSFITYNSMIVLCCLNIFMKLKRFDLKNYPADEIDLCRSNTNKKKLHPYVSFERLDLVNMKFLNLLYGAAFFAPWKIVFLLIISGMNIFICVVLSLIMGKNEGDQKDNAIVKVYLKFLKIICRVGLWLFGVNRVESYYLCDDEWPKNIVSNHISAVDPFYFISEHASSFVAKKSLRKDIFVGLSVIALRCVFVYREKFEDRRIALESIKERQLLVQDKKNNYPSFVIFSEGTTSNGIQVIEQKKGAFFSLLPITPVLLIYDYGFLNPSYDILPFSWWLFLICANSIALKTYWLPKVYPPDPKKYPKLSEEERINIFHDEVSKIMFQNMKKYNPKAPQDIDDYNDWPGSLRIKTEFFQKALGKIATEYLSKEKKRSEYK, encoded by the exons ATGATTAGAAAGCTGGAGTATCATATAGTATCACTTATAATTGTTGCAGTtcatgtaaaattatttatgcataatgttttttttatgaaatggAAATGGGATCTAtgtcatatttatttctgttcttttataacatataatagtATGATAGTTTTATGTTGTctaaacatatttatgaaattaaaaagatttGATTTGAAAAACTATCCAGCTGATGAAATAGATCTATGCAGAAGTAacacaaacaaaaaaaaactacATCCTTATGTATCCTTTGAGCGCCTTGACTTGGTTAATATGAAATTTCTCAACTTACTGTATGGGGCTGCGTTCTTT GCCCCATGGAAAATAGTATTCCTTTTGATTATTTCCGGaatgaatatattcatatgtg TCGTGTTGTCACTCATTATGGGAAAGAACGAAGGAGATCAAAAGGACAATGCAATtgtaaaagtatatttaaaatttttgaaaattatatgtagAGTTGGATTGTGGTTATTTGGTGTAAATCGAGTAGAGAGTTATTATTTGTGTGATGATGAATGgccaaaaaatatagtatcaAATCATATATCGGCTGTGGaccctttttattttataagtgAACATGCCTCTAGTTTTGTTGCCAAAAAATCATTACGGAAAGATATATTTGTAGGATTAAGTGTTATAGCATTAAGATGCGTATTTGTATATAGGGAAAAATTTGAGGATAGGAGAATAGCACTAGAAAGTATTAAAGAAAGACAATTATTAGTTcaggacaaaaaaaataattatccttcatttgttattttttccgAAGGTACAACTTCAAATGGAATACAAGTTATTgagcaaaaaaaaggagcatttttttccttactGCCGATAACTCCTGTCCTACTGATTTATGATTATGGTTTTCTGAATCCTTCTTATGACATTCTTCCCTTCAGTTGGTGGCTTTTCTTAATTTGCGCAAAT AGTATAGCACTAAAAACCTACTGGTTACCGAAGGTTTACCCACCAGATCCAAAAAAATATCCTAAGTTGTCCGAAGAAgaaagaattaatatattccaTGATGAAGTGTCAAAAATAATGTttcaaaatatgaagaagtaTAATCCTAAGGCTCCCCAAGACATAGATGATTATAATGATTGGCCTGGATCATTACGAATAAAAACAGAATTTTTTCAGAAAGCTTTAGGTAAAATAGCAACAGAATATTTatcaaaagaaaagaaaagaagtgaatacaagtaa
- the PmUG01_07025800 gene encoding met-10+ like protein, putative, which yields MSFIILFLLHLLRFNYVHLLISRKSIYNFQNMNPLNIQSLKDVKEKVRYDKNCYCLVVNKYRVNEILKNNYIKFWLLNIYKFPSVLKFNDYKGSFSKDHNRGEDILAFIQAYMENLQRSRDEEEAKMQVVHQDSTNGLPLTVHENTTHTDEADHRLIPLNDYFNRIIEELFISKNNAKDVNPVLIDYISFKEGKAKNGKDNRDEVNNNRRIGFSKHNGESVHEGENQNVETHFDSVLDEEDRNMEYIYNANKQKYIQELFKLVEKENMKLKMVTLHFGYENMNTSEILRKIFPSINEIIHKFEIIGHIAHLNFCGKLENYKKIIAQVILDKNKCIKTVINKKDMLNNIHRTFTIELLAGEKNYITQLKENKINVKINYELIYWNSKLKKERDRIYNLVEKNSIILDVFGGVGIFSLLLSKKCCLCFSNDINKHAYNYMNINIELNKARNILTYNLDGRDFLRMVFRLNIFSKKNFLLTMNIDEQNRKNISQDVINSTDHDIFDKKKKKRKKEDVRSQNCEIGEPNNLVDTNNRGGSYRSLKNEKKFDEHIGSSSTTKCSGSIGMHKCIVHKENYHTEEIPVLNSSKNDNYKRIKNATASEVSNDMCIDVQKKKQVNDIIDSSSECSTSSAFVLGNKNDTTVSEEESYRVDINLSIYKDIHILMNLPQTALEFLDVFKNLKKEKEKDQVRNIYIHCYYFSKPEFFYEHAEKNILLHFQALPHEMKITEIRKVSPGKLMYVVEFNLKNLLTN from the exons ATGTCCTttataatactatttttGTTGCATTTGCTGCGCTTTAATTATGTTCACTTACTGATAAGTAGGAAGAGCATTTacaattttcaaaatatgaaTCCCTTAAATATACAAAGTTTGAAAGATGTGAAGGAGAAGGTGAGGTATGACAAAAACTGCTATTGTTTAGTAGTTAACAAGTATAGAGTGAacgaaattttaaaaaataattatataaaattttggctattgaatatttataaatttcctTCTGTTTTGAAGTTCAACGACTATAAAGGGTCTTTTTCTAAGGACCATAACAGGGGCGAAGATATTTTGGCCTTCATTCAGGCGTATATGGAAAATTTACAAAGAAGTAGAGATGAGGAAGAAGCAAAAATGCAAGTTGTTCATCAAGATAGTACTAATGGTTTGCCGTTAACTGTTCATGAGAATACAACCCATACTGATGAAGCAGACCACAGGTTGATTCCATTGAATGATTATTTTAACCGAATAATTGAAGAATTGTttataagcaaaaataatgcaaaagATGTAAATCCTGTTCTTATTGACTACATTTCTTTCAAAGAAGGGAAAGCTAAAAATGGAAAGGATAATAGGGATGAAGTAAATAACAATAGGCGTATCGGATTTAGTAAGCATAATGGGGAAAGTGTACACGAAGGGGAAAATCAAAATGTAGAGACCCATTTTGACAGTGTACTTGATGAAGAAGATAGAAatatggaatatatatataatgctaacaagcaaaaatatatacaggaattatttaaattggtggaaaaggaaaatatgaaGTTAAAAATGGTAACGCTACATTTTGGGtatgaaaatatgaacacgtcagaaattttaagaaaaattttcccatcgattaatgaaataatacataaatttgaAATTATAGGACATATAGCTCATTTAAATTTCTGTGGTAAGTTAGAgaattataagaaaataattgcTCAAGTAAtattagataaaaataaatgcataaaaactgtaataaacaaaaaagatatgttaaataatatacacaGAACATTTACTATTGAACTTTTAGCTGGTgaaaaaaactatattactcagttaaaagaaaataaaataaatgtaaaaattaattatgaaCTGATATACTGGaattcaaaattaaaaaaagaaagagatCGCATATACAACCttgtagaaaaaaattctatCATCCTTGATGTTTTTGGCGGAGTAGGTATATTTAGTTTATtgttaagtaaaaaatgttGTTTATGTTTTTCAAATGATATTAACAAACATgcttataattatatgaacataaatattgaattaaataaggctagaaatatattaacatacaATTTAGATGGAAGAGATTTCCTTAGAATGGTATTTCGgctgaatattttttcaaaaaaaaattttctactTACCATGAATATAGACGAGCAGAATAGAAAGAACATTTCGCAAGATGTTATAAACAGCACAGATCATGatatatttgataaaaaaaagaaaaaaagaaagaaagaagatGTAAGAAGCCAAAATTGTGAAATAGGTGAACCCAACAATTTAGTGGACACAAATAATAGAGGAGGCAGTTACCGtagtttaaaaaatgagaaaaaatttGATGAACATATTGGTTCTAGTAGTACTACCAAATGTAGTGGTAGCATCGGCATGCATAAATGTATCGTACACAAGGAAAATTATCATACAGAGGAAATTCCTGTTCTTAACTCTTCCAAAAATGacaattataaaagaataaagaatGCAACTGCTTCAGAAGTAAGTAATGATATGTGCATTGATgttcaaaagaaaaagcaaGTTAATGATATTATCGATAGTAGTAGTGAATGCAGTACCAGCTCCGCTTTCGTACTaggtaataaaaatgatacaaCAGTTAGTGAAGAAGAATCATACCGAGTTGACATAAACCTAAGCATTTATAAAGACATTCACATATTAATGAATCTGCCACAAACAGCTTTAGAATTTCTtgatgtttttaaaaatttaaaaaaggaaaaggagaAGGATCAAGtgaggaatatatatattcattgcTACTACTTTTCCAAGCCAGAATTTTTTTACGAACATGCGgagaaaaatatacttttgcACTTTCAGGCGCTTCCCCATGAGATGAAAATTACTGAG ATCAGGAAAGTATCTCCCGGCAAACTCATGTACGTGGTAGAATTCAACTTAAAGAATTTACTTacaaattaa